The Panicum virgatum strain AP13 chromosome 3N, P.virgatum_v5, whole genome shotgun sequence genome includes the window tgggtgcggccggcggcgtctcCACGTCTGCGGAGGGCATGGTCGCACGGAGGCAAGAGCTGCGGAGCACGGGAGGCGGAACGCTGGGCGACCACTGCGGCACCGCCGGAGGACGGAGGCGGAGCACGTGCTGTGGCCTGCGATCTGCCACTGCGTCCGTACCAGGTGAGTGCATCCTAGATCTGCTCATCAAGCGGCTTTGATTCGGTGGATAGTTCGTTCCTTTGTTGAGTTTTAGTTTCAAAGATGtcgtcaagaaaaaaaaatgaagtttCGAAGGGTGTGCTAGACCTGCACGGGCATCTCTGGGGCTTTAGTGTCGAGGAGAAGGCAGTGACGTACAGGGGAAATGTGTTCCATGTGCATCAGATTCAATTACCCTGAATCCCCTTTTGTGCAACACATCTCTGCAAAATCTAGCCATTTGGGCGAAAAAACCCAATTAGTATTCAGTGTCACTAGTTCCGTTCATTTCTTTGTTCAGGTTCAGGCTAGAAGATGTTGGGGTTCGGGTTCAGGTTCCTTTGTTTGGTTCGGGTTTAGGCTGTGTATACCATGCACTAGATATCAGATATGCATGTTTCCATTGCTGTCTTTGTCGTGGCTTTCAGAAACATTTAGCATAGTTTGCAGCAGTATTTTGGATAATATAGGCTAATGTCTCTGTTGATCTCCCGACCAAACCCATAGGAAAGTTACAACATCTCTGTTGTCCTGTTTTTCATGTTTCCAGCTATTCCTTGGAAGGGTTTCATTTTTTTCAGTCATAGATTGTGGCGTCAAGCTTTGACTATCTGGTACATATTCTTTTTTCTTAATCAGATATCTGGTATATCTGTTATACTATTGCTATCCTGACCTGCAAAGAAAGAAGTGTTAATAATTTCATGCTCTTTTCATCCTGTCCTGTTCTCTTATCAAATTGTGAACATCACCTTCTTCATATATGTGATGGTACATTAAATTAAATAGCAAGCAGCTATTATAGTCCATATTTGAATGTTTGAACCTCATGAGAAATGTTATTATACTTGCAGGAGGGAGTCCATGCTGCTTTTGTTTATGAATAAACAAATTTCTTCCATATTCCGAAGTGCAGGCAGCAGATGTCGGACTGCTTCAAAGTTCTTGTCGCCCATTTGTTCTTATTATCTTAGCGTGGTACTGTGGGATTAGCACCCTCTGTTGTTTAACTTGTTTCTGAACACTGAACGTTTCTTCAGTCATGTTCATCTTTACTGACAAAGCATGGGAGATCAATCTTTTATGCCAGCGGCTCAGGACCCTTTTATTTCATTCTGCTTTAACTTGTTTTGTTCTGGCATGCAATTTGACTTGCAAATTAAGAAGTCTGACATAATCAGCAAAGAAGAGATGCATCGGAGTAGCCGTTGCATGCAGCTGGCGGCTGATAGATATGCAGCAGACAGCAGCTATTCAGCTCGCAGGTGTCTGCGGGCGTCTGCAAGCCTGCGTCAGTTTGGCCGCAAAACCCGGCTGGAGGTCGCAGGTTGCCGACGTGCATTGGCGGGAGGCCCTGCAGGCATCTGCAGCCGGGCCCGCCTGCATCTTGAAGAATTTCCACAATCTCGTACATGTTATGTTGTTGTTTCTCCTGGATGCGGCAAACTCGAGGGCGGAACAAGAGATATGTATAGCTTCAAATTTCTGTAAAATGGTACAGAAGTACTATTTTTTATAGACGACCAATCATGTTTTCCACACGTATATATATAATGGATCAAGAAATAATGTTTGGTACTGATATTTATTTGTCAACATCAGTAGCATTCAGAGCCCTGATCAGCTTCTAGATATTTGTGAttgtaataatgttttggtACTTCTCAGTTTTTCTTGCATGATAGGGTTGTTTTTCTCTGTTTTTGCTCAAAACCTTATTGGAAAAACATCGCTGCAAGAGTTTCTCTTTGCATATCTcaagtatgcatatgaaatataaATCATGCAGTCCTGGGATGTAGTAGTGCTGGCATTATTATCAGGCCTATTGTCCAATAGGAAAAAGACCAAGCATAATTGATGTACAGTAATTCACATACTCACTGTCACGGAAAAGGCCAGCCAATGGTAATAGGACATATTACACACTGTCATCAAAAACCATGTACAAATAATTATACACTATCCAAGAAACCATGCATCATCTGTGGTATCTCCTAACTCTCATCCGATCTAGATGTTATTCAACCAGCAATACGTGACACAGACAAATTTGCCAGACACAAATGCTGGTTCATTCTGCTGCCGGCCCAGATTAGTATTGACCCTACCGTTGCTAATTATGTGCAGACATAGATGATAGGTTTTGCTAATCATATCCAATGTCATCTCCTGCAAGCTATTTATATATAGAATAAATTGTGCTGGACAACGAAGATTATGTAGAATCAGGCTTCTTTGGTGGTGTTTGGTTGCTAAAAGTCTCTAGACTAATTTTAGTCCATAGACTAAAATCTTTAGTCCTTACCTGTTTGGTTCTAGGGACTAAAATGGACTAAAAGTCATTAAATGAGTgcacaaaatattatattgccCCTAATCTGAATGCATCCAAGAGGTGGGGACCGGGGGGTAGGGGGTGGAATAGTTAGCCTCATGTAGTCTTTTAGTTCTAAAAAGCTCCTCAAAAGGGATTTCTCATTCTTTAGCGCCAAACAGCATTTTAGCCCCCCAAAATCCCTCCTGTTTGGTTCTTTAGCCCCTATAAAGTCCAAGGACTTGTACAAAAGTCCCATGAAGCAAACAGGGTCTTCGTTTTTCCCTTAGCTGGCCAAGCTACTGGTTAGCACGCAACTAGTACCTTCTAACCAGGATATGCGGTAGCCTACTTCCTGGGGCCTTCCATTCCTAGATACACAGAACTTTATGTTTTTCCCTTCTATAATAGTGCACGGTGCTTTCTTTCTCCTCTCTTTCTATCTTGCTCTTGGTTGTAAATACCATGAGGAAGAAATAACAAATCGATCACGGCCATTTATCGAAATATATAGTGGTTGAAAGGACCGGTAGtgcgctctagcctaagagggggaggggtgaattaggcaactcaAAACTTAgatctatggctccaactaatttgcacaaaattaaactaaaacaagctatctagatgtgcaattgTGGTTGTTCTAcagtgaaacccctatcccaaaagagtttagcaatctATAGCCTTTACTATCAAGAaattactctatgaaagtaaaggcatacaaattgctagtatgaaatgcggaagcttaaagagtgggatatgagatagcaaactcttgacgcgggtgtttatcccgtggttcggttagccacacaGGCACACCTacatagcttgttttagtttaattttgtgcaaactagttagagccataggtctaacttttgagttgcctaattcaccccctcccccttgaaagtgatcgggtgctctagcctaagagggggagggggtgaattaggcactaataaaaacttagacctatggctccaactaatttgcacaaaacttaaactaaaacatgctatctagatgtgcaactaggttgttctagtgtgaaacccctatcccaaaagagtttagcaacctatagccttttctatcaagaaactactctatgaaagtaaaggcatacaaattgctagtatgaaatgcggaagcttaaagagcgggataggagatagcaaactcttgacgcgggtgattatcccgtggttcggttagccacaaaggcacacctacattcacgttgttgtagcactcactaagagtattgctactcggccaccaagtctcttccgtgaacacaatcacggtcaccttggccccgggttccactaaggagcttctccacaaaagatgggagtctccacgtcccccgcacaaggatgtcgtcgccgctccacaccaagtcggagggtcgaggacgttgccggtgagcttcacgctccaaggtgccggcgcaccaagcttttgttttggttcactagagaaccacagcacaaaggctcaaggccttgcaatcaca containing:
- the LOC120666213 gene encoding uncharacterized protein LOC120666213; translation: MVARRQELRSTGGGTLGDHCGTAGGRRRSTCCGLRSATASVPAIPWKGFIFFSHRLWRQALTIWRESMLLLFMNKQISSIFRSAGSRCRTASKFLSPICSYYLSVVLWD